Proteins encoded together in one Streptomyces sp. NBC_01408 window:
- a CDS encoding sensor histidine kinase, translating to MSDQPRARRLGRTRATSRSGSGPARVPGALAQLAVVVRTPARAAQPLFAQAPKAWQRLLPYFVIGVFVVTLLPVTIAVLTNDYKAGGGWSGALGVAQTVPLLLAVTRPLAAWAVILLADTFGAVLLIQADGLSGHPWPWTPMAIVGYLVLMACLGLRESIRTLVGVWLATGGVGAVLGFFQPPGVMNTAALLFVLAGVMLALTGALRGLGDAQQRIAEQESISEAERARRTLLEERARIARELHDVVAHHMSVITVQADSAPYRLPGMPEPVREEFEAIAASARESLGEMRRLLTVLRGDGTERAEGEKTPQPGIGRLQQLVEATVRAGQPVELSLAAEAQRAAPPAVDLSAYRIVQEALANVVRHAPGAPTRVSVTVDEDEVLVLVVNGPARDAVVELESSGTGHGLVGMRERVRLTGGTLDTGPLPDGGFRVAARLPLDDPTEDAS from the coding sequence ATGAGCGACCAACCCCGTGCGCGGCGGCTCGGCCGGACCCGCGCGACCTCCCGCTCCGGTTCCGGCCCGGCCCGCGTGCCCGGCGCTCTGGCCCAGCTGGCCGTCGTCGTGCGGACGCCCGCGCGGGCGGCCCAGCCCCTGTTCGCGCAGGCTCCCAAGGCCTGGCAGCGGCTGCTGCCGTACTTCGTGATCGGCGTCTTCGTGGTGACGCTGCTGCCGGTGACCATCGCCGTCCTCACCAACGACTACAAGGCGGGCGGCGGCTGGTCGGGCGCACTCGGGGTGGCGCAGACCGTGCCGCTGCTCCTCGCCGTGACGCGGCCGCTCGCCGCCTGGGCCGTGATCCTGCTGGCCGACACGTTCGGAGCGGTGCTGCTGATCCAGGCCGACGGCCTGTCCGGGCACCCCTGGCCGTGGACTCCGATGGCCATCGTCGGCTACCTGGTCCTGATGGCGTGCCTCGGGCTGCGCGAGTCCATCCGGACCCTGGTCGGGGTGTGGCTGGCGACCGGCGGGGTCGGGGCGGTGCTGGGCTTCTTCCAGCCGCCGGGCGTCATGAACACCGCCGCGCTGCTCTTCGTACTCGCCGGGGTCATGCTGGCGCTGACCGGGGCACTGCGCGGTCTGGGCGACGCCCAGCAGCGGATCGCCGAGCAGGAGAGCATCAGCGAGGCGGAGCGGGCCCGGCGCACGCTGCTGGAGGAACGGGCCCGGATCGCACGGGAGTTGCACGATGTGGTGGCCCACCACATGTCGGTGATCACCGTGCAGGCCGATTCCGCCCCGTACCGGCTGCCCGGCATGCCGGAGCCGGTGCGGGAGGAGTTCGAGGCGATCGCGGCCAGTGCGCGGGAGTCGCTGGGCGAGATGCGGCGGCTCCTGACGGTGCTGCGCGGGGACGGTACGGAGCGGGCCGAGGGCGAGAAGACCCCGCAGCCGGGGATCGGCCGGCTCCAGCAGCTGGTGGAGGCGACCGTACGGGCCGGGCAGCCGGTGGAGTTGTCCCTGGCGGCGGAGGCGCAGCGGGCGGCGCCGCCCGCCGTGGACCTGTCGGCCTACCGGATCGTGCAGGAGGCCCTCGCCAATGTGGTGCGGCACGCGCCGGGGGCGCCCACCCGGGTCTCGGTGACCGTGGACGAGGACGAGGTCCTCGTGCTCGTGGTCAACGGTCCGGCGCGGGACGCCGTGGTGGAGCTGGAGAGTTCGGGCACGGGCCACGGTCTGGTGGGGATGCGCGAGCGCGTACGGTTGACCGGCGGGACCCTCGACACCGGTCCGCTGCCCGACGGCGGCTTCCGGGTCGCCGCCCGCCTGCCGTTGGACGACCCGACCGAGGACGCCAGTTGA
- a CDS encoding response regulator transcription factor, which translates to MTIRVIIVDDQAMVRAGFAALLSAQADIDVVGEAPDGRQGVQVARSTHPDVVLMDVRMPEMDGLTAAREILDPPPGVVHRPKVLMLTTFDIDDYVYEALRAGASGFLLKDAPPADLIAAVRVVASGEALLAPSVTRRLIADFVHQRPAPRKDPALRLNGLTPRETEVLELIARGLSNQEIAGHLVLAEQTVKTHIGRVLAKLDLRDRAQAVIFAYEAGLVRPGDSA; encoded by the coding sequence TTGACCATCCGTGTGATCATCGTCGACGACCAGGCCATGGTGCGGGCGGGCTTCGCCGCACTGCTGTCGGCCCAGGCCGACATCGACGTGGTGGGCGAGGCTCCCGATGGACGGCAGGGGGTGCAGGTGGCGCGTTCCACGCACCCCGACGTGGTGCTGATGGACGTGCGGATGCCGGAGATGGACGGGCTCACTGCGGCCCGGGAGATCCTCGATCCCCCGCCCGGGGTGGTGCACCGGCCGAAGGTGCTGATGCTGACCACCTTCGACATCGACGACTACGTGTACGAGGCGCTGCGCGCGGGCGCCTCCGGCTTCCTGCTGAAGGACGCGCCGCCGGCCGATCTGATCGCGGCGGTACGGGTGGTCGCGTCGGGCGAGGCGCTGCTGGCGCCCTCGGTGACCCGGCGGCTGATCGCCGACTTCGTCCACCAGCGGCCCGCGCCGCGCAAGGACCCGGCGCTGCGGCTGAACGGGCTGACCCCGCGCGAGACCGAGGTACTGGAACTCATCGCGCGCGGGCTGTCGAACCAGGAGATCGCCGGTCATCTGGTGCTGGCCGAGCAGACGGTCAAGACTCACATCGGGCGGGTCCTGGCCAAGCTCGACCTCCGCGACCGGGCCCAGGCGGTGATCTTCGCGTACGAGGCGGGGCTGGTCCGCCCGGGCGACAGCGCCTGA